One window of Alteromonas sp. LMIT006 genomic DNA carries:
- a CDS encoding glycosyltransferase family 4 protein has product MQTILLLSEIFPPTSGGSGRWFYELYRRINDKQVFVYTHSQSANRVVAFPHVITRQPMQSAEWGIASLTGLGFYISQCWRVLQFCRRNKVTQIHASRILHEGLTAALVSFLLHLKLVVFVHGEDVETTAYSREHNALAKFIFKRADVIICNSENSRNILLRSGYGLPEKIQVHHPGADMTRYLPASPDHDFRNLHGWNERFVLLTVGRLQARKGQDYMIQALPELIKYHPKLLYVIIGHGEEEARLKSLVEECRVSDYVRFMPNASDDDLLACYQQCDLFILPNRTIDNDIEGFGMVLVEAQACGKMVIAGDSGGTKEAMLPGQTGQIIDCASVSSLIEQLSPYLDFSERAQYERRAINYVNQQFDWQSHTKRLNRVFDELA; this is encoded by the coding sequence ATGCAAACTATTCTACTGCTCAGCGAAATTTTCCCGCCGACTAGTGGTGGCAGCGGACGTTGGTTTTATGAGTTATACCGGCGTATAAACGATAAACAAGTTTTTGTTTATACGCACTCGCAAAGTGCAAACAGAGTTGTCGCTTTTCCCCATGTAATTACACGACAGCCGATGCAAAGTGCAGAATGGGGAATAGCAAGCCTGACTGGATTAGGATTCTATATTTCTCAGTGTTGGCGTGTTTTACAGTTTTGTAGACGCAATAAAGTAACTCAAATTCACGCAAGTCGGATACTACACGAGGGCTTAACGGCAGCATTGGTTAGCTTTTTGTTGCATCTAAAACTTGTCGTATTTGTCCATGGTGAGGATGTTGAAACGACCGCATACAGCCGTGAACATAATGCCCTAGCTAAGTTTATATTTAAACGCGCTGATGTGATTATTTGTAATAGCGAGAATTCTCGAAATATATTATTAAGGTCGGGCTACGGTCTTCCAGAAAAAATTCAAGTACATCACCCCGGTGCAGATATGACCCGCTATTTACCAGCTTCTCCAGATCATGATTTTAGAAATCTACACGGTTGGAATGAGCGATTTGTGTTGTTAACTGTAGGACGTCTACAAGCAAGAAAGGGTCAGGATTATATGATCCAAGCGCTGCCTGAACTTATCAAATATCATCCTAAATTGCTTTATGTCATTATCGGACATGGCGAAGAAGAGGCGAGGCTGAAATCGCTAGTTGAAGAATGTCGAGTTTCAGATTATGTGCGCTTCATGCCGAATGCGAGTGATGACGACTTACTGGCATGTTATCAACAGTGCGATTTGTTTATTTTGCCGAACCGAACGATTGATAATGATATTGAAGGGTTTGGCATGGTGCTCGTAGAAGCTCAGGCATGTGGGAAAATGGTCATTGCCGGCGATTCAGGTGGCACAAAAGAGGCAATGCTACCCGGACAAACCGGTCAAATTATCGATTGTGCTAGCGTGTCTTCTTTAATTGAACAACTTAGTCCTTATCTTGACTTTTCAGAGCGCGCCCAATATGAGCGACGAGCAATCAATTATGTGAATCAACAATTTGATTGGCAATCACACACAAAACGACTCAATCGTGTATTCGATGAATTAGCGTAA
- a CDS encoding glycosyltransferase family 4 protein yields the protein MLLNKNCPTVAIVHSVAEMGGAERMSQVILEQLHGVEANMVLITPEVGPFTDWAKLHNVPVKYLTQLQFSASQSIAYIKQTIRWVQYLKEEKIDIVHTADPFCTQAIMPACKIAGVKVLTHFHFPFSEEVIRWAYGRFAPDIAVFCSQELQTSTGSVLAKISPKTLQSVVHNGVKYQSFPPKKRTPNLIEPVIGIVANLQERKGHDDFIDMANILTNANINAQYRVIGGDILAMPRDAILKEKVNTLGLASRFTFTGQVENVSEQLEQLDIYVCASHQEAFPVSILEAMATQQVIVSTNVNGITEALDETCAYLVEPNSPKMLAAQVHKILSQPEEALCRAKRAREKLVNEFSLETYLAKFIQIYRALSTKDSLHVFRLLFSRLFISIGKQED from the coding sequence ATGTTATTAAACAAAAATTGCCCCACTGTTGCCATTGTTCATAGTGTAGCTGAAATGGGGGGAGCAGAAAGAATGTCTCAAGTTATTCTAGAACAACTCCACGGCGTCGAAGCTAATATGGTATTGATAACTCCAGAAGTTGGGCCTTTTACTGATTGGGCAAAGTTGCACAACGTGCCAGTTAAATACCTTACACAACTCCAGTTTAGTGCGAGTCAAAGTATAGCATATATCAAGCAGACCATTCGTTGGGTGCAATACTTAAAAGAAGAGAAGATAGATATCGTTCATACGGCAGACCCGTTTTGTACCCAAGCCATAATGCCAGCCTGTAAAATAGCAGGAGTTAAGGTGTTAACTCATTTTCATTTTCCATTTAGCGAGGAAGTGATACGTTGGGCATATGGGCGTTTCGCACCAGATATAGCCGTATTTTGTAGCCAAGAATTACAAACTTCCACAGGATCAGTGCTCGCAAAAATAAGCCCTAAAACCTTACAAAGTGTCGTGCATAATGGTGTTAAATATCAATCGTTTCCACCAAAAAAACGCACACCTAATCTTATTGAACCCGTCATTGGCATAGTTGCGAATTTACAAGAACGGAAAGGTCACGATGATTTTATTGATATGGCGAACATACTTACAAATGCGAACATTAATGCGCAGTATCGCGTAATCGGTGGCGATATCTTAGCGATGCCACGTGATGCAATTCTAAAAGAAAAGGTTAATACCTTAGGTTTGGCGTCACGCTTTACGTTTACAGGGCAGGTAGAGAATGTATCAGAGCAACTAGAACAACTTGATATTTATGTTTGTGCTTCACATCAAGAAGCGTTCCCTGTGTCTATTTTAGAGGCTATGGCTACACAACAAGTCATTGTATCGACAAATGTGAATGGTATTACTGAGGCCTTAGATGAAACGTGCGCTTATTTAGTGGAACCCAATTCGCCAAAGATGCTTGCTGCACAGGTGCATAAAATCCTATCTCAGCCAGAGGAGGCACTTTGCAGAGCTAAGCGAGCTAGAGAAAAGCTTGTTAATGAATTTTCACTCGAAACGTATTTAGCTAAGTTTATACAAATTTATAGAGCATTATCGACTAAGGATAGTTTACATGTCTTTAGACTGCTATTCAGTAGGCTCTTCATAAGTATTGGCAAACAAGAGGATTAG
- a CDS encoding glycosyltransferase: MKAQSPSYQYSIVIPTFNRLNELLLTLPQIVDMVYAQGEIIIIDQSDDGQPEQHKVQLAEICAQCNIRYYMAPSFASVSIAINTGAQLANAPIVLIMDDDLDFADTDIITKHLEYYREPDIIAVAGCYYAGHIDYPWIPSAKHGIATSMSCAHMSARKTTFEQYGAASWLKPPFSTIDWEMAEVFNRHGKVALGEDCFVFHRAPADGGCGNQGTRGVNWYRGTYHNHTLWMLSRPLKDKLLKLPKHIYTLLRYCIPSKDLMWTRKFWKEAVVNGIKDGVSTFKAHDNKRTHFAECENKLILLFANTYEEPTE; this comes from the coding sequence ATGAAAGCTCAATCACCATCCTATCAATACAGTATTGTGATCCCGACGTTTAATCGATTAAACGAACTCTTGCTCACCCTGCCGCAAATTGTAGACATGGTGTATGCGCAGGGCGAAATTATCATCATCGATCAGTCTGACGATGGACAGCCTGAGCAGCACAAAGTACAACTAGCCGAGATATGCGCGCAATGTAATATAAGATATTATATGGCACCATCTTTTGCTTCGGTGTCGATTGCAATTAATACGGGTGCACAACTAGCAAACGCCCCGATTGTGCTAATCATGGACGACGATTTAGATTTTGCCGACACAGATATTATTACGAAGCATCTAGAATATTACCGCGAACCCGATATCATTGCTGTAGCCGGTTGCTATTATGCGGGTCATATCGATTATCCCTGGATCCCGTCAGCTAAGCACGGCATTGCCACGTCAATGTCCTGTGCCCATATGTCAGCAAGAAAAACAACATTTGAACAGTACGGCGCAGCGTCTTGGTTGAAACCTCCATTCTCTACAATTGATTGGGAAATGGCAGAAGTATTTAATCGCCACGGTAAGGTCGCTTTAGGCGAAGATTGTTTTGTATTTCATCGCGCCCCCGCCGACGGCGGTTGTGGTAATCAAGGCACTCGCGGTGTTAATTGGTATCGCGGTACCTATCACAATCACACCCTATGGATGCTGTCTCGCCCCTTAAAAGACAAATTACTCAAATTACCTAAACACATCTACACGCTGTTGCGTTATTGCATACCTTCAAAGGACTTAATGTGGACACGGAAGTTTTGGAAGGAAGCCGTTGTTAATGGCATTAAGGATGGAGTTAGCACATTTAAAGCGCACGATAATAAACGAACTCATTTTGCTGAATGTGAAAATAAGCTAATCCTCTTGTTTGCCAATACTTATGAAGAGCCTACTGAATAG
- a CDS encoding oligosaccharide flippase family protein — MNINKMLSGSLLLVFDSFARKFIGLISTLILARVLTPDDFGLVAIATIISLFVSSFTQLGSEAYIIRSRRPTRAVLNTAFTLSILIRLLVTVLVIVCIPLAVVFFDESRLTALIVAFCYIILIEGFENPASFLLRRRQEYKPLIKVTIIAKFVSVICAVSIALIYQSYWALVVGLMISSTIQILGSYTAYPYLPRFSVQHLASQWSFSKWLIPQAILGFGRTQFDTFIASTLFGKASLGSYNTMKYLAYIPSQNIITPMTTPLLAQLAHLKNKPEHFQNRFCVSVIISLALSVPIGIFCVFNAEPIIWVLMGDNWVKFSAVFACFSVLIITMCLYTAAARLYYIFAQTKPLLIFELTSCIVIGVTLLSIKFQDITEFAVTKIAVELCLILLFFTISVIRYVSLQKCILSLVALFGLLGLSVISVFAGIILNPFEHKLLEVIFNGLVFIFSYTLGFIALCRLASNTISELSYINDLIDSHFFYKINRFINKEATS, encoded by the coding sequence ATGAATATTAACAAAATGCTTAGCGGCAGTTTGCTACTAGTATTTGATTCTTTTGCACGAAAGTTTATTGGTCTAATAAGTACACTCATCTTAGCGAGAGTGCTCACGCCCGATGACTTTGGATTGGTAGCAATTGCCACAATTATTAGTTTGTTTGTGAGTAGCTTTACACAGCTCGGCAGTGAAGCGTACATCATTCGCTCACGACGCCCCACACGTGCCGTGTTAAATACTGCTTTTACTTTAAGTATACTCATTCGCCTTCTCGTTACAGTACTAGTTATCGTATGTATTCCTCTGGCGGTAGTTTTCTTTGACGAGTCACGGCTGACTGCTTTAATCGTTGCTTTTTGTTATATCATTTTGATCGAAGGTTTCGAGAATCCAGCGTCATTTTTGTTAAGACGTCGTCAAGAATATAAACCACTGATAAAAGTCACCATTATTGCTAAATTTGTCTCTGTCATTTGCGCAGTGTCTATCGCTCTAATTTATCAAAGCTACTGGGCATTAGTGGTGGGATTAATGATCAGCAGTACCATTCAAATTCTAGGCAGTTATACTGCCTATCCGTATTTACCGCGTTTTTCTGTTCAGCACCTGGCGTCACAGTGGTCGTTTTCAAAATGGCTGATCCCGCAGGCGATCTTAGGTTTTGGGCGCACGCAATTTGATACATTCATTGCCAGTACTCTATTTGGTAAAGCAAGTTTAGGTAGCTACAACACGATGAAATACCTCGCCTATATCCCTAGCCAAAACATTATTACTCCAATGACTACTCCTCTACTTGCTCAGCTTGCGCATTTAAAAAATAAGCCCGAGCATTTTCAAAATCGTTTTTGTGTATCAGTTATCATATCGCTGGCATTATCGGTGCCAATAGGGATATTTTGTGTATTTAATGCAGAGCCTATTATTTGGGTATTGATGGGCGATAACTGGGTTAAATTTTCTGCAGTATTTGCCTGTTTCTCAGTGCTGATCATTACTATGTGCCTATACACTGCAGCAGCAAGATTATATTATATTTTTGCGCAAACTAAGCCCCTTCTCATCTTCGAGTTAACCAGCTGCATAGTGATTGGTGTAACCTTGTTATCCATAAAATTCCAGGACATCACGGAATTTGCTGTGACTAAAATTGCGGTTGAGCTATGTTTGATATTGCTATTTTTTACAATCTCTGTAATTCGCTATGTCAGTCTACAAAAATGCATCCTTAGCTTAGTTGCCTTATTTGGACTTCTGGGTCTAAGCGTCATTAGTGTATTCGCAGGAATAATACTTAACCCCTTCGAACACAAACTGCTTGAGGTGATATTTAACGGTCTGGTTTTCATTTTCTCTTATACCTTAGGATTTATAGCTTTATGCCGTCTAGCATCCAACACCATTTCAGAATTATCCTATATTAATGACCTTATCGACAGCCACTTCTTTTACAAAATTAACCGTTTTATCAACAAGGAAGCTACGTCATGA
- a CDS encoding O-antigen ligase family protein — protein sequence MFKGLVYLIIAFLALSIVKLPWLASAVYLATSILQPQAIWFWALDGIPIYKISAGMAIIGFIIMVMRKEIDWSGYWYKQNLFVILIWALVNLSDIFSPFPVYTANVNSEILLGTFNTIVLMYFILVGTLNHEKGLKVLTFLFMGVIAYYIYWANSTYFNQEWSQFRNNRLMGPENSPFKDGNVFAVLFVIIMPFFLFGFYYFKTKIIRVSCLLIIPFLWHAVLLTSSRGALLALGVMTLLCAFMLKSKILNILLCIGFSGFILTQGQIVIDRAYDTYQVVKENSGETANPRLVSWEIGIDLAFKHPVLGVGPQRFVTASRAYFPGKSPHIAHNTLISIAANNGIIAMVFYAWMLLSVWARFRNTKQHFKHHQEQSFWGYIRDASTIGILGFFITSLFLDLLIFEAFYLLILINMLGYHQFTQTLKVASDSEEEALDFSVRKPANEY from the coding sequence ATGTTTAAAGGCCTAGTTTATTTAATCATCGCTTTTTTGGCACTTAGTATCGTCAAATTGCCTTGGTTAGCCAGTGCGGTATATTTGGCAACGTCTATTTTACAGCCTCAAGCGATATGGTTTTGGGCTTTAGACGGTATCCCGATTTACAAAATCAGTGCAGGCATGGCTATCATTGGCTTTATAATCATGGTGATGCGCAAAGAAATTGACTGGTCAGGGTACTGGTATAAACAAAACCTGTTCGTTATTCTAATTTGGGCACTAGTCAATTTATCCGATATTTTTTCGCCATTCCCAGTGTATACTGCTAACGTGAATTCGGAGATTTTATTAGGCACGTTCAACACCATTGTGCTGATGTACTTTATCTTGGTTGGCACACTCAATCACGAAAAAGGTCTCAAGGTTCTGACGTTCTTGTTTATGGGCGTTATTGCGTATTACATTTACTGGGCCAACAGCACGTACTTCAACCAAGAGTGGTCGCAATTTAGAAATAATCGCTTGATGGGGCCCGAAAATTCGCCGTTTAAAGATGGTAACGTCTTTGCCGTATTGTTTGTGATTATTATGCCGTTTTTCTTATTCGGCTTTTATTATTTCAAAACAAAAATTATTAGAGTGTCATGCCTGCTTATCATACCATTTTTGTGGCACGCGGTATTGTTAACTAGTTCACGTGGAGCCTTACTTGCCCTTGGCGTAATGACATTACTGTGCGCCTTTATGCTCAAATCCAAAATCCTCAACATTTTATTGTGTATTGGTTTTTCTGGATTTATATTAACGCAGGGACAAATCGTTATTGACCGTGCGTATGACACCTATCAAGTTGTTAAAGAAAATAGCGGAGAAACCGCCAACCCGCGCTTGGTATCATGGGAAATAGGGATTGATCTTGCCTTCAAACACCCTGTGCTAGGGGTGGGACCACAGCGCTTTGTCACAGCATCGCGTGCATATTTTCCCGGAAAGTCACCACACATTGCTCACAATACTCTAATATCTATTGCCGCAAATAATGGCATCATTGCCATGGTGTTTTATGCTTGGATGCTCTTAAGCGTGTGGGCACGTTTTCGCAATACTAAGCAGCATTTCAAGCATCACCAGGAGCAATCTTTCTGGGGCTATATTCGAGACGCATCAACGATTGGGATCCTAGGATTCTTTATCACGTCGCTCTTCTTGGATTTATTAATATTCGAAGCCTTTTATTTGCTCATATTAATTAATATGTTGGGCTATCACCAGTTCACCCAAACACTGAAAGTAGCCAGCGATAGTGAAGAAGAAGCGCTTGATTTTAGCGTGAGGAAACCAGCAAATGAATATTAA
- a CDS encoding glycosyltransferase produces MEFIDVSDVVFEVYGLNICHLTYDMRIGGTEKVIENLVLAQRPELKQRILCLQPKLGPFGTQLKQQGVPIDCLTWESGFSINTILAIRQFCSKHNIDILHCHQYTPWSYGALGCLGFLKTKVIFTEHGRFYPDVSNQKRRFINPVLAAFTSGFTSISDATRNALHRFEFLNRNKIHVIYNGIADNAPPMHKHVAVELPDDALVFGTVARFDPIKNHPLMVKAFSRVLAQYPKATLMLVGDGETRNELHSLVSSLGIQDKVLFTGYQSEPEVYCQLIDVFLLTSFSEGTSMTLIDALRMGKPAIVTNVGGNPEIVSHRQNGFVIQNDNEDELVDAMIELAAPDLRTHLGERARATYLHRFTAQKMQDEYCALYAQVTN; encoded by the coding sequence ATGGAGTTTATTGATGTTTCAGATGTGGTTTTCGAGGTATATGGCTTGAACATTTGCCACCTCACCTACGATATGCGTATTGGCGGTACAGAAAAGGTCATTGAAAACCTTGTGCTCGCACAACGCCCTGAACTCAAACAGCGAATTTTGTGTTTGCAGCCAAAGCTCGGGCCCTTTGGTACACAGTTAAAACAGCAGGGAGTTCCAATTGACTGTTTAACATGGGAAAGTGGTTTTAGCATCAATACCATATTGGCTATTCGCCAATTTTGCTCAAAACATAATATTGATATACTGCACTGCCATCAATATACGCCATGGAGCTACGGAGCACTTGGCTGCCTTGGTTTTTTGAAAACGAAAGTTATATTTACTGAACACGGGCGTTTCTACCCCGACGTTTCAAATCAGAAAAGACGCTTTATCAACCCTGTGCTTGCTGCATTTACAAGTGGGTTTACTTCTATTTCTGACGCTACTAGAAATGCGCTACATCGCTTTGAGTTCTTAAACCGCAATAAAATTCATGTGATTTATAATGGCATTGCTGATAACGCTCCTCCAATGCATAAACACGTTGCTGTCGAACTTCCGGATGATGCGCTTGTCTTTGGCACTGTGGCGAGATTTGACCCCATCAAAAATCACCCACTGATGGTTAAAGCTTTTTCTCGTGTTTTAGCACAATACCCTAAAGCAACACTCATGCTCGTAGGCGATGGCGAAACCCGCAATGAACTTCATTCGCTGGTTTCATCGCTTGGTATTCAAGACAAAGTGCTGTTCACTGGTTATCAAAGCGAGCCAGAGGTTTATTGCCAGCTAATCGACGTGTTCTTGTTAACATCGTTTAGCGAAGGTACCTCAATGACATTAATTGACGCATTAAGAATGGGTAAACCCGCCATCGTCACAAATGTGGGCGGCAATCCTGAAATAGTCAGTCACAGACAAAATGGTTTTGTTATCCAAAACGATAATGAAGACGAACTTGTGGATGCCATGATTGAACTTGCCGCTCCCGATTTGCGAACCCATCTTGGAGAACGTGCAAGAGCGACTTACCTTCATCGATTTACAGCACAAAAAATGCAGGACGAGTACTGCGCGCTATATGCGCAAGTCACCAATTAA
- the asnB gene encoding asparagine synthase (glutamine-hydrolyzing), with amino-acid sequence MCGIAGFLKQGYEDLSESSLVQMGEAILHRGPDASDTYLDEHIGLVHRRLSIIDLSDAGIQPMFSADRQCVIVFNGEIYNFSALRDELVTQGYEFHSQTDTEVILALYQRDGVECLEHLNGMFAFALWDITKEELFIARDRIGKKPLYYYEDEGRFAFASEIKALLTLPNIKKDIRDDAVYDFFAYQYVPDPKTIFKHVHKLSPGHFMLLKNGEKHIEQYWDVSFANKTTDNVAQAKDRLATLLYDKTKARMLADVKLGAFLSGGVDSSGVVAMMSQLSDTPVNTCTIGFDDPRFNEAEFARQVAEQYQCQHHEFIVQKDVAQELEHIVSYFDEPFADPSLVPTFFVSELARDAVTVAIAGDGGDEVFAGYEKYTLDVLENKLREKFPKGIRENVFPKLAKLFQKSSHTFFKKGNSLLTSLSQDPAMGFYITNSQITDKTWDKIAKPEFKSALDNYHPAQITLDAYDKADGDNHFDKILYTDLKTYLPGGILVKVDRMSMANSLEVRAPILDKDVIEFAATLPIDMKYKDGDKKHILKETFKPLLPDDLLYRKKMGFLVPLAAWFREHIHDLAKRYLFDSPSGISDYFDISAVKHLWDEHQQQKADHSTVLWSLLMFQMWFSRYMA; translated from the coding sequence ATGTGTGGAATAGCTGGTTTTCTAAAACAAGGATACGAGGATTTATCTGAGTCAAGTTTGGTTCAGATGGGAGAAGCGATACTTCATCGAGGACCAGATGCAAGTGATACCTATTTGGATGAACATATTGGATTAGTGCATCGTCGACTTAGTATCATCGACTTGTCAGATGCAGGAATTCAACCGATGTTTTCTGCAGACCGACAGTGTGTCATTGTCTTTAATGGCGAAATCTATAATTTCTCTGCACTTAGAGATGAGCTAGTTACGCAAGGCTATGAATTCCATTCTCAAACTGACACCGAAGTTATCCTCGCGTTGTATCAACGAGATGGTGTGGAGTGCTTGGAACACCTCAATGGCATGTTTGCATTTGCGTTATGGGATATTACCAAAGAAGAACTATTCATAGCGCGTGACCGCATTGGTAAAAAGCCACTGTATTACTACGAAGATGAGGGAAGATTTGCATTCGCATCGGAGATAAAAGCCCTGTTAACACTCCCCAATATTAAAAAAGACATTAGGGATGATGCTGTATACGACTTTTTTGCCTATCAATATGTGCCCGACCCTAAAACTATTTTTAAGCATGTGCATAAGCTATCTCCTGGGCATTTTATGTTACTCAAAAATGGAGAAAAGCATATTGAGCAATACTGGGATGTCTCGTTTGCCAACAAGACGACTGATAATGTTGCGCAAGCTAAAGACCGTCTTGCAACATTGCTATACGATAAAACCAAAGCCAGAATGCTTGCTGATGTAAAACTTGGTGCGTTTTTAAGTGGCGGGGTTGATTCTAGTGGTGTCGTTGCGATGATGTCTCAACTCTCAGATACCCCCGTTAACACCTGTACTATCGGCTTTGATGATCCGCGATTTAATGAGGCAGAGTTTGCGCGCCAAGTAGCTGAACAATATCAATGTCAGCATCATGAATTTATCGTACAAAAAGACGTAGCTCAGGAACTTGAGCATATTGTCAGCTATTTTGATGAGCCATTTGCCGATCCATCACTTGTCCCAACGTTTTTTGTCAGTGAATTAGCGCGAGATGCGGTGACCGTTGCGATTGCCGGTGATGGTGGCGATGAGGTATTTGCAGGCTATGAAAAATACACACTAGACGTGCTAGAAAATAAATTACGCGAGAAGTTTCCAAAAGGCATTCGCGAAAATGTATTTCCCAAATTGGCTAAACTCTTTCAGAAAAGCTCACATACGTTCTTTAAAAAAGGAAATTCATTACTTACGAGTTTAAGCCAAGACCCAGCCATGGGTTTTTATATTACGAACTCTCAAATAACCGATAAGACTTGGGATAAGATTGCGAAACCTGAATTTAAATCAGCTTTAGACAATTATCACCCTGCGCAGATCACGCTAGATGCTTATGATAAAGCTGATGGCGATAATCATTTTGACAAAATATTATACACCGACCTAAAGACATATTTACCAGGTGGAATACTAGTCAAAGTTGACCGCATGAGCATGGCAAATTCATTAGAAGTTCGTGCGCCCATTTTGGATAAGGATGTGATTGAGTTTGCAGCAACCTTGCCTATCGATATGAAATACAAAGATGGTGACAAGAAACACATTCTTAAAGAAACATTTAAACCACTCCTGCCCGATGATTTGTTGTATCGCAAGAAAATGGGATTTTTGGTACCTCTTGCGGCTTGGTTTAGAGAGCATATTCATGATCTAGCAAAGCGTTACTTATTTGATTCACCATCTGGAATTAGTGATTATTTTGATATTAGTGCCGTTAAACATTTGTGGGATGAACACCAGCAACAAAAAGCTGATCATAGTACGGTTTTATGGAGTTTATTGATGTTTCAGATGTGGTTTTCGAGGTATATGGCTTGA
- a CDS encoding glycosyltransferase family A protein, with amino-acid sequence MSYAICMFAYNEEKHIETSLSSVFSNIDSECKNVTLMANGCTDQTVSIAQQMANTNNLLNVIELSLGDKCNAWNTYIHENAPDVDTHFFIDADVKFTSNVFPILHEQLQNSSAHAVAGVPASGRNKAYYESLVTDRSCFFGNLYGLSNNFIQMIKKKSFYMPVGLNWIDSFLTKAVNTDIQFLDYNLPNRVTYKLGHGYEFDSLSPFKFDDIKLYKNRIARYELGKLQEVILDSIPVKRWPRDMHEINLQIHAQNMVKNVSQPIKRLLVKQRLEKLLSSGPKIVMDDSVCVE; translated from the coding sequence ATGTCTTACGCTATTTGCATGTTTGCATACAATGAAGAAAAACATATTGAAACCAGCCTTTCGAGCGTTTTTTCAAATATTGATAGTGAATGTAAAAATGTCACGCTGATGGCAAATGGGTGCACAGACCAAACCGTGTCAATTGCACAACAGATGGCAAATACAAACAACTTACTCAATGTAATCGAGTTATCTTTAGGAGACAAATGCAATGCATGGAATACGTATATTCATGAAAATGCTCCTGATGTAGATACGCATTTTTTTATTGATGCTGATGTAAAATTCACATCCAACGTGTTCCCAATTCTCCATGAACAGTTACAAAACTCATCAGCACATGCAGTTGCAGGGGTTCCAGCGTCTGGAAGGAATAAAGCGTACTATGAATCCTTGGTTACTGATAGGAGTTGTTTTTTCGGTAATTTATATGGCCTTTCAAATAACTTTATTCAGATGATAAAGAAAAAGTCATTTTATATGCCAGTAGGTTTAAATTGGATTGACTCTTTTTTAACAAAAGCCGTCAACACAGATATTCAATTTCTGGACTACAACTTACCCAACAGAGTGACCTATAAGCTTGGGCATGGATATGAATTTGATTCGCTATCTCCTTTTAAGTTTGATGATATCAAGCTCTATAAAAATCGTATTGCGAGATATGAGTTAGGGAAATTGCAAGAGGTCATACTGGACAGTATTCCAGTTAAAAGGTGGCCGAGGGATATGCATGAAATCAATCTACAAATTCATGCACAAAATATGGTGAAAAATGTTTCTCAACCAATAAAACGTTTATTAGTCAAGCAGCGATTGGAAAAGCTGTTATCTTCAGGCCCTAAAATTGTCATGGACGACTCGGTATGTGTGGAATAG